Genomic segment of Candidatus Marsarchaeota archaeon:
GTCTTTATGTAGGGGTAAGAGGCCCTGAACTCGTTGTATTTCTCGCTGACGAGCGCGCGCATCGGGGCTATGTAGAGCGCCTTCCTGCCCTTTGCCAGTATAGAGTTGACGCACGCGAGCTCGGCAATAAGGGTTTTGCCGCTGGCCGTCGGCGAGGCCACTAGCACGTTTTTGCCATCGAGAAGGCCCTTCAACAGCGCAAGCTCTTGCGGAGGCGTAAATCTGCGTATGCCCCTCGCCGCAAGGGATTCGAGTATCTCGTTCGGCGCTTTGCCCTTTATTGATGATACGTCCATCAGCATATGCATAGGCTTGAAAGTATTTAGCCACTAGCCCGCGCAATGCTGCACGGCTCAGCGCGCTGCGTCATCCCCGTGGACCTTTGCCCGCATATGGCGGAGCTCGAATATCTTGAACTGCTTGTCAGTTTCTGGATTGTACGTGAACCCCGATGTCTGCGTGCCTTGCGCTTCGGCCCCGGCAAGCAGTGTCCGCAGGCTCTCTGCGTGGGATCTGAAATCAAGAGCGGCCCCAATCCCGTCCATTAAAACATCTTTTGCGATGACAGCCATGTCGCCAGTCGGCCTGATCGTACTGCGTCTTCGCGTTGCAGGTTCATTAATCTGTCCAGCGGCATAAGGCGCATCATCGCTCCTATAGCGCTTATTGGCAACACGCACGGCTGTGACATTCTGTGGCGCGCCAGAGAAGCCATGGGCAACGTAAGTGTTCCTGAAGGCCCACGTATTGTCGGAATTCAAGTCCATGAAGCCGTCTACGTTGGCACTTGCGAGCGAATTCATCGGCCTGAAGTTTCTGTCGATTGCAATCTCGCGCTTCGCATGCTTCCCGGCCTCTGACGAATACTCTGCAACCTCGGTCTTACGTAGCTCCAATTCGTTAGGTTTGTAGGGCTTACGGCTGGTTTTTGGCATTCGTGTTATAATGCCCTCCTTGGCAAAGAACTGCACAGCGGAGCTGCCAGAGACGGCTTCGATGCCGTCTGAGCCGTTGCGCCTTATTAAGACTGCCAATTTGCCAGCATCTGGATCGATTTGCGTTCTGCTTTCAGGAGCTCTCTGCGTTGTCTTTGGCTCCATGTCAAGAAAGTCTAAGTCATCTGCTACCATTTTACCCCCACTGAAAAATTAGAGTATTGTAATGCATCACATATAAAAAGATTTCGGTGCTCTTTGCGCACTCCAGCGAAGAGCGCACCGGCTACGTGTCAAGAACCAGGAAAAAGAAAAAGAAAAAGAAGGGAATGAGCAACGCTCACTCCTTCGCCAGGCCTGCTCCTATAATGGCCAGTATGAAGCCCACTATGCTGACGAACAGCCAGAATGAGCTCACGTATGTCAGGGCCATCAGGGTGAAGCCGCCGATCAGCGCAGCACTGCCTGCATACATGCCGAATTTGCCCGATGGCATTAGGTTTGTGAAGCTGACTATGAATAGTAATATCGAGCTTATCAGCGCGCCTGCATACAGCAATGGCAGCCATATCGACGACACAGCCGACCCGAATGCTACTGTTCCAATTGATACCAGGTATACAACGACCAGGTATATGATGCTGCCGATGAACTGCAGCACGAATGCTGCCGGGTTCCTTCTGGTTAATTTCGCCATTTAACCACGTTTAGTGAGAGAGCTGGCAAGGTTTTTAAATGTTGGTAAGGCATACGTTTAGCGTCATATAAAGATTCCTTTAGTCGTTCCATAGTGCATGTTTAATGCTTTGCGGAAACATACTGCTACAGGCAAATGTGAGTCAATGAAACTGTTGCATGGCATGGCCCCGTACAACCTCTTCGGGCTTGAGGATCAGAGCTACGACTCTGCAAAGGTCGTGGCAGTGCCAGTGCCCTACGACTCGACTACCAGCTACAAGGCAGGCGCCAGGAACGGGCCAATGGCTATAATAGAGGCCAGCAGGGCCGTCGAGCTCTACAGCGAGGAGCTCGGCCGGAAGCCGAGCGAGGCAAGTATATTCACAACAGAGGAACTCGAGCCTGATGTCGGCTCGCCAGAGCGCACAGTGCGGCGCATAGAGAGGGAGATTGAGCTCATTGTGGCAGACGGGAAGATGCCGTTGCTCATCGGCGGGGAGCACACGGTCGCGCTAGGCGCGATCGGGGCGCTGGCAAAGGCGGGCAAGGCCTTCAGCGTTGTGCACTTCGACGCCCATGCCGATTCTAGGCAGGAGTTCATGGGCTCGAAATACTCGCACGCGTGCGTGGCGGCAAGGGCCCGCGAGCTGGCGAGGGGCGTGTATAGCGTTGGAGTGCGCAGCACTGACGAAGAGAGCGCGAAGCTTCACTCCAAGGATACCTTATATATGAAGGACATGCGGGGCATGGACGCCAAGACCATAGCAGACAGGATAGCAGCCAGAACCGAGAAAAGCGTATATATGACGATAGACCTTGACGTGCTCGATCCCAGCGAGATGCCGAGCGTGGGCACACCCGAACCAGACGGCATGCGCTTCAGGCAACTTGTAGATGTGATAGCCATGCTTCTGAGGAAAAAGGAGCTCCTGGGCTTCGATGTGACTGAGCTGAGCCCCATACCTGGCCAGCATGCCCCGAATTACCTAGCCGCAAAGCTCATATATCTGATAATAGGTAATGCCTTTAGGGATAGGAAATGAGGCTTTACGCTACGCCGAAGAAATACAGACCGAGCCAGCAAAATGCCGGCGCACCAACCAGCCTAGTTGACGAAAGATGGATAGGAGGGCAGCGGCATCTGGAAGAAGTCGTGCAAGGCCTGGCAAGGTTGGCCGAGGAAAAAACAAGGCACCAATCGAAGATAGGCGAATACACCAACAAGAACAGGGAAGACGGTATCATAATAATGAACTATGTCTTAGCCCATTTTGAAGAGCTTAAGATAATAGGTGCCATAGAAAACAATGTAACGAAGCCGTCTATCGATACGCTGAGACCTGATTCGCCGACGACCTTTGACACCATAACAGTGCATCTTGATAATAAGCATGTAAAGGAAATTTATCATGGTATACTAGAGTCAGTAGAGGCAAAGCCTATCCGCCTTTCTATATTCCCTGGCTACAAGATAACAGACCCAGACCATCTAGGCACAATAGTGGAAGAGCTGGTTGGTATGGGGGTTGACAAAAGCGAGCTGCAGACGATTGAGCAAAGAACCGTCGAAAACTTTCTGCGCAGGTATAGCGACGATCCAAAGCTAAATGAATGGCTTAGGAGAAATTTTGATAGAGCCGAAATAAAGAAGTTCCCTAGAATAAGCACTGAAAGCCATTACTAGTTGTACAATTTACGTTAATCGCTGTTAACTACCCATTGCTTGGAATGGATAGTGCAGGGCTGCGCCTCGCGCCATGAAAAATAAAAAAGAGGAAATAAAGAAAAATAACGCTTACTTGCTGCCCAGTCCTGCTCCGATCACGGCCAGTATGAAGCCGACTATCGCCGTAAGCAGGTACGTCGTGCTGCCCAGGCTCAGAGCCACTAGGGCAAAGCCTCCCGCTATAGCCGCGCACCCTGCAGTCATGCCAAACTTTTGGCCGACTCCCATTAGGTACGTGAAGCTGACTATGAACAGGATTATCGAGCTGACTACCGCGCCTGCATAGAGCAATGGCAGCCATATCGACGATACAGCCGCGCCGAAAGCCACCGATCCTGTCGAGATCAGGTAGACTAGGGCCAGATAGATGATGCTACCTATGAACTGCAGCACGAATGCTGCCGGGTTCGTTCCTCTTTCTTTAGCCATTTACATCACAGAGAGGAGTGCACTGGCAATGCTTTAAAAGGCTTGCTTCGCATTCGGCGAGCGGCGTATAAGGGACGTTAGTGCTTGGGCACAAGCTGCAGATGAAAATGGGCCCGCGGCGAATCGAACGCCGTATCTTCACGTTGTCAACGTGACGTCTTACCAATCGACTACGAGCCCCTCTTCGCACGCTCAAGCGTTATGCTCAGCCCGTCATGTGCGGCCTCAACATTCTTGAATATTTCCTTTGCCTCGTTTTCCAGCACGCGCTGGTCCGTGTAGCGCGTGCTCATGTGGGTCAGCACCAGCCTCTTGACATGGGCCTTCTTCGCCACCCCTGCTGCCTCCTTTGCGGTTGAGTGCAGGCGCTCCTTGGCCAACCTTGCCAGCTCCTCGGCGTATGCAGATTCGTGGATCAGGAGGTCGGCGCCTTTGGCAGCTGCAACAGTTGATGCAGCAGGCCGCGTGTCAGTCGCGTACACCAGCTTCCTGCCCTGCTCCAGCGTGGTAACGGCGCTCAGCTTCACCGTCTTGTTCCCTATCTTTATTGAGCCGCGTTTTGCTAGAGCGGAGAACATCTCGCTCTTTATCCCGAGCAAGTCGCACTTGCGCTTCATGAAATGATGCTTGTCCTGCTCCTTGACGACATAGCCGTATGTCTTTACAGTATGGTTGAGCGCGAACGCCCTTATCTCGAGGTTCTTGTCGACACGCACAATGCCGGAACGCACCTCCTCGACTATTATTGGATAGCTTATCATGGCGTTGTCGAACTGCAGCAGCGCCAGCAGGCTCTTCGTGAAGCCCTGGGGCACGTATATGAAAAGCGGCGCTGAGCGCTTGTAGAGCGCGAGCGTGCGCACAATGCCCGCAACGCCTATTACATGGTCGCCGTGCATATGCGTTATGAATATGGCGTTCACCTTGTAGGGATTTATGCCGAAGCGCATCATCTGCCTCTGCGTGCCCTCGCCGCAGTCGAGCAGGTAGAGCATGCCTTCATATTCAACCGCCACGCCTGCCAGCCCGCGCTCCTTCGTGGGCGCCGAGCCCGATGTGCCGAGTATTGTTGCCCTGAACATGCATTCGCCTACAATTCCAGCTTGATTATCTTGTCCTTCAGGTCAAGGCCATTTATCTTGAGCTCGGGGAAGCGCTCCCTGAGCTCCTCGACTGTGGCATGCCTGTGCTCCCTCGCGTACGATATCAGCATATTTATCTGGTTTAGCATTTCAAATATCTTTCTGCCTGCCTCGCGGTTCAATGCCGTCGAGGCCTCCAGCTCCGCGATTGCGTGCTTCTGCTTCTCGATGCTCGCGGCGAGCTCCTTGGCAAGCGCGTTTTCCTCTATTGTTTCCTTTGGCATGACGGAATAATAAAATTCGTCAAGAAGCTCCTGCATGCTCGCAAAGGTGCGTTTTTCTAATGTGCTGTACTTGACGAGCGGAACCACAGAATAGTCGACCGCATTGCCGCCATCGAGGTACATGCAATACGATGGCGCCGCCGATTCTGCCACTTCATCAGCAAGCGCCTTCGCGATGTCTGGCAGCGACCCGAGCGATTGCGAGAGTCTTGCCTTAGGGTCGATGCGCAGG
This window contains:
- the speB gene encoding agmatinase, with translation MKLLHGMAPYNLFGLEDQSYDSAKVVAVPVPYDSTTSYKAGARNGPMAIIEASRAVELYSEELGRKPSEASIFTTEELEPDVGSPERTVRRIEREIELIVADGKMPLLIGGEHTVALGAIGALAKAGKAFSVVHFDAHADSRQEFMGSKYSHACVAARARELARGVYSVGVRSTDEESAKLHSKDTLYMKDMRGMDAKTIADRIAARTEKSVYMTIDLDVLDPSEMPSVGTPEPDGMRFRQLVDVIAMLLRKKELLGFDVTELSPIPGQHAPNYLAAKLIYLIIGNAFRDRK
- a CDS encoding ribonuclease Z is translated as MFRATILGTSGSAPTKERGLAGVAVEYEGMLYLLDCGEGTQRQMMRFGINPYKVNAIFITHMHGDHVIGVAGIVRTLALYKRSAPLFIYVPQGFTKSLLALLQFDNAMISYPIIVEEVRSGIVRVDKNLEIRAFALNHTVKTYGYVVKEQDKHHFMKRKCDLLGIKSEMFSALAKRGSIKIGNKTVKLSAVTTLEQGRKLVYATDTRPAASTVAAAKGADLLIHESAYAEELARLAKERLHSTAKEAAGVAKKAHVKRLVLTHMSTRYTDQRVLENEAKEIFKNVEAAHDGLSITLERAKRGS